CACTTTTTTCCTTAGTTGCATAAATAAGTCCTCGCTATATATGTAGAAAATCTACAAACTATTTGATAATATGTAGAACgatatgattattttgcagaatAAAATTGGTCAGCCTAAGATCACCACGAACAAGCACCAATAGtaaaagagggaaaaaatttaagagaaaaaatcaaaaaattgagGAGGataaatttggaaaaaaatagaaaaatattaataaaatttaCAAAAACTGGATCAAATACCTCACAAAAGCTCTTTTCAATAGCGTGCACACACGATAAACCATAACCTCCTTCTCTAACAGGCACAAGAATTTCCTCCATTTTATGAGATGAAGAAGGAGACAAATCTATGGTTGGATCAAGTAACAGGTCGTAACCAGAACTAGGAAGAAAAGTTGATAGGTTCCATTGCCTTTAAGTTCAAGAACTTTAAGGATTGGAATACTACCTAAGCTACCGAAGACCAGGTGAGGATGATTAAATTGAAATCGAAAattgaaatataaaattaaactgATAATTTCATAAATTCATTCAATTGATGGAAGAAAAGGCCATGCTTTTCATTTCTCAATTTTCCATTTATACATCTCTTACCATCACATTACTGCTAACCACCTGAAGATGTCTTTATCCCTTTTGTCACGCCCCAGTTGGTTACTTCTGCTAtctcattttcttcttcatcaagtAGCAACTTTAACTTCAAACTTCCTAGAGATGAATTGGGCATTCATATTCAGCCTGCAGTAAAGTGATATGCCAATTGATTgcatattaatttttaatccttCTCAACTAGCTTGTTTAGTCTTTTTATAACTTGAGCTTTGATGGCCCCAATCGGCCAGTACTCTTAGCTAATATCGCTCTCAGTCCAATACACCTCCACTAAATTTTGGACTTATCCTTGTTGGCCCATTTCATCCTTATCTAGATTGTCTTGGTACtcaaacctctttttctttgtgactAATCGACCTGCTTTTAATAATGTCACCTCACAACAGTTTGTAGTGTGTGACGTGATCCGTTTCTAATACATCACCAGATCTCAATCTTTAGCTAAGATATAAACCTTTATATGAAAACTAGCACCTGCTCCTCTTCAAACTCAAACAAGGAGATTCTTGGTTGCTTATTtaaaataagatttttcccaACAATCCCCCAATCTAGCTTAGATTATTGTGGGATAACAATAGAACAAATAAAAACATGGAAATTGGAATATAATCCTAGCTAAATTTGGACTCACAATGAACTGCCAATAATATATACGAATAAGGAAACTAAAATAAATCCCAGCTTTAAAACAAATAAAGAATTTCCACCAATTACAATAATGGCaataaacaaattaaaaaaatattggctTCTGGGAAAGAAcagaattaaaaaattaattacaaacaTGCAAGGAAATGTTCATACAAAAAAAATGTGATGgaaaataaataacaaaaaattgATAATACCAACTATAAACAGATATGGAAAATATTATAgattattttcttttagtgaCATAATTCAAATATACCTCTCTTTCTATTATTCTCTTACCACCATTTTGTGAGAATAAATAGATAAGTAATGacgatttcaaaattttattgcaAACGTCTTTAGCTACTACTTAAGTTACAAGTTTTGAAATCTAGGAGTGTTCCTCtcaaattctttttttattaattttaaattccGAATACATCCTTCCACTTTTTCTCGATTACATATATGATCCTGGCTGTATACAGAGAAGAAACAAAATTAAAATCATACTTTTGGACACAAAAAGGAAATTTTACCTAACTATAATCGTagcaataaataaatagagaatcaaAAATCTCAACTTCCAacacaataagaaaaaaaaattaactactAGTTACAAGCATGTAATAAAATGGTCAtatcaaaagaagaaaataaatgatGAAAAACTTGAATATACATACAGTAAACAGAGAGGTAAAAAGATAATaggatattttattttgggataataccaaaaaaatccTTCTCCTTTTCTATTGTCTGACCATCAGTTTgtgagaataaataaataaaataaagaaattaaaatcATTTTGCAAATATATAGAGGAAATACTATAATGGAAAATTTATGGGAgtaaacaacaacaaaaaaatagtaATACTAGCCACAGATAGATAAGGAAATATTTGATTATGATATTTGTGAGAGTCAgctaacaggaaaaaaaaatcaacaaacaaataaaaaaatctaattactGTTAACATTGTTTTCATTATTTATATgtattataatttaaaatcttaTATCATTTCTCAAACATGCATTTCATCTGCTCAAATTCTAGTTTAATATATATTGGAAAAGGTTGGACTTCAAAGCCAATCTGTGATTTTCTAAGACCTCCAGAGAAGATAAAAGAGTTTGACTTCCTTACTATTTAAGCAGCCCTCCATTTGAttaaagcatatacattttacATACTACATACATACTAGTCATTTTAATGTAAGAAGCCTCTATGCTCATCCATTGGGTTTGGACTCTGGTCATGGATTATGCATGAATATTATAGAATAATGTTTAGTACTTTCACTGTTTTTAAGCATCAAAATGCTTTAGGACTGCACTATTATTATACAACCCTACGTATTTtacatctaattaaaaatatttaaaaattttgaacAGAAGAAACAGAGAACACCATGGTTGTTCCTTTTTCAGTTTGGTCTTATTGTGACACCCTGCAAACTACTCATCCATATTCGTTGGAAGAAGGGAATGGGCAAAAGCATCTATCCTCTTCCTCATTTCTTCTGGATTTGCTCCAACAAACCTAGTTACCACTTCCCCATTCCTCATCAGCACAAAGGTAGGCATTGCCTTCACCTCCATCTTAGAAGCAACCCCCTGTTGATATATCACCAAAGACAACATTTCACAACAACTCTAGTTACAACAAGTATAATTCTTGTATCAACGGcaaaattttacaaaattatAGATGCAAAGAAGTAATATGACACATTGAAAAGTTCCGTGAAAGATTTAAACTTATTAGTTAACGACAGAGCTACGGGTTCGGTACTGAAAACACTTGGAttggaaaagattcagcattCAAAAACTGGAAGCTTAGGAAGAAGCCAGATAATTCTGATTTTAAAGAGAGcaacataaattttaaaaaaaaatcaaaaattatatacatatatatatatatatatatatatatatatatatatatatatatatatatattgcaagAAAATCATTGGAATACTGTTAGTTGCTCCTACACAAAACCAAGCATGGAAGTATGAAAACACCACCTGACTACAaatcttgtgtgtttatcaGATAACTTGTGCAAAACTTGTAAAATTCAGGAAGTGATCAATGGTTTTAGATCACTGAATCACACAAGAATAATGCAAAGAACCATTCAAATAAGGAATTATGAATAATTTGCAAATGTTTTGGTAATTTGGAGAATATTGCTGTTGTGACATAGACTAATTCAACACATGAAGCAAGAATATCCCTAGGAAAATGCTCAGGTGGCCTTaaatttatgtgataagataACAACAGAGATGCAACACCCAccctttttttgtgtgtgtgtgtatgtgtgtgcagCTGTATCACCCACCTGATAACGGCGCAAAATGGTGCGATACATCAGCAATTGAACAAGTAACTTTGGCCCCGTCAACAGTGCTCAACAATTCTGTGCAACCCAATTACTCAGGTGGGTCACCCATGAGAAGAATGCCATTACAACCTTAGTGATTGGGAGGCACAATGAAGTTCCATTAGTTTTCCCTTTTATTTTATAGGTAATCCTAGACAGTTCTTTGGAGCACCAGCAATTCTAGCAGGATCTAAACACAGGAGTCCATTTCATTTGCAGCAATCAGTCGGAGTAATGCAAAAAATGATCAAACAtagtagcaaaaaaaaaggccCCGAACTAGATCtatcaacataaaagtttaaatatccttgttttctttttcttttttattttagtgAAGGAAAGTAAACAAAGTTTcataaagatattgttttcctaATGTTCTTAGCATCAttgttatgattttttttttttaaaaaaaaaaagtaccttGACTTCGTCGACATCTACCAAGAGAAACACAATATCCTGGTAAGTCATCGCCAGTTCCTCAAAGTAGGAGTTCATGGCAAGTGATGGGACACACCATGAAGCACTGAAGTGAACAAAAACCTGCAAAAATATTTTGCAGCAACCGAATCAGAATAAATTACATATATTCTTAATTAAGCTTATTGTTTTATGATGGTAAGAAAATCTACCAAACTTTCAAGTTGATCCTTCCGTTCAATCTGAGATAAGATTCCCATCTCTACTTAACCTTTTGGTAGTTCTCTTACTTTTTATctttcattttaaaaaaataaaaa
The Phoenix dactylifera cultivar Barhee BC4 chromosome 3, palm_55x_up_171113_PBpolish2nd_filt_p, whole genome shotgun sequence DNA segment above includes these coding regions:
- the LOC103696579 gene encoding thioredoxin-like protein CXXS1, producing the protein MEEQQQATKFRVVKVDSEESWNHFITQANNQGSPVFVHFSASWCVPSLAMNSYFEELAMTYQDIVFLLVDVDEVKGVASKMEVKAMPTFVLMRNGEVVTRFVGANPEEMRKRIDAFAHSLLPTNMDE